The Toxotes jaculatrix isolate fToxJac2 chromosome 21, fToxJac2.pri, whole genome shotgun sequence genome includes a region encoding these proteins:
- the LOC121201590 gene encoding germ cell-specific gene 1-like protein, with translation MGIDRRRRASLALTLNFLALFLAVSALTTSYWCEGTRKVVKPFCTGPVTTKQSFCIRFNSSNINDTRLVQYIWETGEDKYVMRKFHTGIWFSCEQNINMTGEKCRNFLYVAPSNERGVLWLCIVAECLYILLLATGGILMSIEVCHFGNVIDGLKLNAFAAIFTVLSGLLGMVAHMMFTTAFQLTVSLGPEDWKPQTWDYSWSYILAWSSFTACMASSVTTINRYTKTILEFKHKRRNIEKNLKIKQKLLELDSPEQVWDMYISSVPSTAEELLDLSSNGRKLSNTSIFLDLNDLPDPQGEEYC, from the exons GGGATAGACCGGCGGCGGAGAGCATCGCTGGCTCTCACCTTGAACTTCCTCGCCTTGTTCCTGGCCGTGTCCGCGCTCACCACCAGCTACTGGTGCGAGGGGACGCGGAAAGTGGTGAAGCCGTTCTGCACCGGCCCGGTCACCACCAAGCAGTCGTTCTGCATCAGGTTCAACAGCTCCAACATCAACGACACGCGTCTGGTGCAGTACATCTGGGAGACCGGGGAGGATAAGTACGTGATGAGGAAGTTTCACACCGGCATCTGGTTCTCCTGCGAGCAGAACATCAACATGACcg gtgaaaaatgcagaaatttCCTTTATGTTGCACCTTCAAATGAAAGAG GAGTGCTGTGGCTGTGCATTGTTGCGGAGTGCCTGTACATTCTCCTGTTGGCCACCGGAGGCATCCTCATGTCCATAGAGGTGTGTCACTTCGGCAATGTCATTGACGGCCTCAAGCTCAACGCCTTCGCTGCCATTTTCACTGTGCTCTCAG gtcTGTTGGGTATGGTGGCCCACATGATGTTCACCACTGCTTTCCAGCTGACTGTCAGTCTGGGCCCGGAGGACTGGAAGCCTCAGACATGGGACTACAGCTGGTCATACAT TCTGGCATGGAGCTCCTTCACTGCCTGCATGGCGTCCTCGGTCACCACCATCAACCGCTACACCAAAACCATCCTGGAGTTCAAGCACAAACGCAGAAACATTGAGAAGAACCTGAAGATCAAGCAGAAGCTGTTGGAGCTGGACTCTCCGGAGCAGGTGTGGGACATGTACATCAGCTCGGTGCCGAGCACTGCCGAGGAGCTGTTGGACTTGTCGTCCAACGGCCGCAAGCTCTCCAACACCTCCATCTTCCTGGACCTCAACGACCTGCCCGACCCACAGGGAGAGGAGTACTGCTAG